Within Candidatus Gracilibacteria bacterium, the genomic segment CAGAAGAATATTGACGCTGTCCTTGCTGGAACTATTGTGTGTGAGGTCACAAAGAAGCCCTTTAAAATAATTCAACAAGAACTTCTTTTCTACATAGAAAACAGCATTCCTATTCCTACTAAACATCCTGATCAGAGACATACAGAAAGAATGGATCTGAGAAATCCAAGGAAACTCTATGAAAGCGTTTGTTCTGAGTGTAAAAAGGATATAATCACTACCTATGCACCGGAAAGACCTGCCGTTCGAGGCTCTGAAGAGCCCTCAGGCTCCTGAAGAGAGAAAGTTCTTTGCGAGGAGTGTTATAGGTGATTAGTGTACTAATCTGAGGTAGTATCTGGAAAAATTTTAGATCTTTTTTCAAAACCATTTTGCTGCGTTTGGCCTACGATGAGGACATCCTGGCCAGCAACATGGCCTTTTTTTGCCATCTGCAATATCTGCACACAAGCGCTCGATATGTTCTTGTCTGGTTTCTGCCCTTTTTACGATAGTTACCCAGCAAATCCATTCATTGCGTGCAAGAGGGGTGAGCGCATTCCATTTTTCTCTTACTTCCGGATGCGCTAAAAGTACCTCTTTGAGATCATCAGGTACTTCATGGATGACGCCTGTTGCGATAAATTCTTGTTTCATAGTGATTTTTCCAAAAAATATTACACGACATTCACTCCAAAGAGGTATCCAACAAAGTTTGTAAGGAACATGGCAGCTGCACCCCAGAAGACCACACGGAGAACTGCTTTTGTAGCGCTTGCTCCTCCTGTCTTTGCGGAAACAGTTCCTAAAATAATCAATGAAACAATAGCGGCTCAATAGAGTGTATACACCATAAATTGTATTGGTGCGAAGAGAGTTATCATAAATGGGAGGATACCGCCACTGACGAATGCTATTCCAGATGACCATGCTGCCTGCCCAGGTCGTGCTTGACTGGACTCGGTGATGCCGAGCTCATCTCTCACATGTGCTGCGAGTACATCGTGATCCGTCAGTTCATGTGCTACCTTTGTCGCCGTTTCTTGTGATATTCATCTTCTGGTGTAGATCTCGACCAAGCGTCGAAATTCTAACTCGGGCGCCTCTTCGAGCTCCTGTTTTTCTCGGAGAATATCTGCATGTTCGATATCGGTTTGAGAGCTCACAGACACATATTCTCCCGCTGCCATAGAGATGGCTCCAGCGACGAGTCCTGCCAGTGTCGCGAGTATCACAGGCGTATTACTCGTGCTCGCAGCAGCGACACCGATAGCGAGACTGGATATCGAAATAACCCCATCATTTGCTCCGAGCACAGCAGCTCTGAGCCAATTACTTTTGTGAATATAGTGTTCTTGGAGATGTTCTTCCAGTGTTTGTTCGCGAGTATGCATAGTTGTTACAGTATAGTGTGGGATGAGGGAAATTCAATTTTTTATATTAAAAAATTTTTGAAGAGTAATTAGGAATTTATCTGACTACATCTTTAATAACTGTGTAATTTTTTATAATACCCCAATCACAGAAATCATTCTTTTGTGTTCTCTCATACACTTGATCCAATTGTCCCAATAGTTGAGAAAAATACAAGTTTATCGTAAAACCGTGTCCACACACAATAATATTTTTTCCTTCATATTGGGTATCAATTTCTTTGATTTTCCGAGAAAATCTCTCCAAAGCATGAGATGCGGATTCCCATTTTCCCTGTGGGGTTTGATACGGTGTATCTAAATTCATTAGGCATTCTTTAACGGCGTTTTCATACTCATCAAATTGCATGAAACCACCTGTATCTCTATCTAATTCACTGATTTCATCATAACAAATGATCTCTTTATTGAGTTTATCAGCAAGCGGTTTTATTGTCTGATAGGATTTTGTTTCTCCAGAGGCAATTATGATATCGGTATCATAGAATCTACTTTCATTGAGCAGATTCTGTGATTGCTCCTCTCACTTTGAGGATAGCACCCATTCACTTATTGGTTTTGTGTTGTCGACTTGAGTTTTGCCATGCCTGATAAAATAAAATGTATTATTCATATGTTAAACACTAAAAAATAAATACCTATTTTCTATATCCATCCAAATAATTGTAAGATTGTAGTACAATTTTCTTCCGCTTCTTTGATACAATCATCGAAAGTAAGTAAAGCCCTTTTTTGATTCATTTTCTGGATCACTTTATCTACTGCTTCTTCAAAAGGAACTTGCCTTATTCCTAACTCATGTAACAAAATCAGACTTCCTTCAACAGTCACGAACTTGAAACATTCTGCATTTTTTACAACTTCTGCAACTTTTGATTGAGTCGGAACCTTATCATGATGTGCTTCGATAGCATTGAGAATTATTGCTTGTTCATGTTCATCAACGCCCCATTCATCCAAATATTTTTTTACAAAATCAGAGCTTAATTTCGGATGATTTTTTTGAATATCTCCTTTCCAAACCGTACTAAAAATAGTATGTGCAAGATATAATGACGATAAAACCAATCTCTCATCAGTATTGTATTTTTTTGAAAGCTCTTTTCCTTTTTTTATGGCCAGCTCTGTCAATAACCATGCAGGAGCTTTATTTTTTAGAGTTTGCTGACGCATCAGATCTTCAGATAATTTGATAATGTCCATATTGTTGGAATAAAATCCTTTTAAATAAAAATATTTGAGTGTCTTAATCTTGTTTTTTTGAAACAGCAATACTATTCTCTTCTTTTTACACTGAATTGCAATCATTTTTCTCATCTTTGCTTTCTCCTACAAATCTCTACAATATCGCTATGTTTTCCGATATCTCCACATGGCTTAATATACTATCCGATAAACCAAAATTGCTGGTTGTTTATTGACCGACAGCATGCGGTAAGACGGCTTTGACAGTAGAGCTTGCTCGGCAATATAATGGCGAGGTGATTTCTGCGGATTCTCGGCAGATTTATCGCCGGATGAATATCGGAACTGGGAAAATTACACCAGAGGAGATGCAGGGAATACCACATCATATGCTCGATATTCGAGATATCTCTGAATCATATTCTGTGGGGGAATATGTACCTGAAGCAAAACGCATAATTGCTGAGATTCATAGTCGTGGAAAACTTCCGATTCTCTCGTGAGGAACGGGACTTTTTATTGATGCTATTATTGGGAATTTTGACCTCTGACGTGCAGAGCCAGATTGGGAGCATCGTGCAGAACTGGAGAAGATTCGTGAGGCAGAGTGAGAACAAAAATTGTGGGATATGCTTGCCGAGATAGATCCTGACTATGCAGCAGAGTTAGACCCAAGAAATTATCGCTATGTGATGCGAGGATTGGAGGTATTTCGGACGACAGGGAAGTCAAAAAAATCTGATAATCGACTCGGAGAATGACAGTATGATACATTTTTTGTGACGCCTTTTGATGGTGATCGAGCGGGATTATATGAACGCATCAATGCCCGAGTGTTGGGGATGTTTGAACAAGGACTTGTCGAAGAAGTTACTCATTTAATACAAAGTACATTCGCCGCGGCGAACAAAGTACAAAGTGAAGGAAGTGTTTTCTCTCCTTCAGAAATACTGGAAAAATTGCCAGGACTCAATGCGATTGGCTATCGAGAAGTGATTGATTTTTTGGCGTGAGCGAAGACTCTGCCGGATGTAATAGAAGCGGTGCAGACAAATAGTCGACATTATGCAAAGCGACAACTGACCTGGTTTCGTCGGTATCAAACAGAAAAAATTGATGG encodes:
- a CDS encoding YdeI/OmpD-associated family protein, producing MKQEFIATGVIHEVPDDLKEVLLAHPEVREKWNALTPLARNEWICWVTIVKRAETRQEHIERLCADIADGKKRPCCWPGCPHRRPNAAKWFGKKI
- a CDS encoding VIT family protein, whose product is MHTREQTLEEHLQEHYIHKSNWLRAAVLGANDGVISISSLAIGVAAASTSNTPVILATLAGLVAGAISMAAGEYVSVSSQTDIEHADILREKQELEEAPELEFRRLVEIYTRRGISQETATKVAHELTDHDVLAAHVRDELGITESSQARPGQAAWSSGIAFVSGGILPFMITLFAPIQFMVYTLYGAAIVSLIILGTVSAKTGGASATKAVLRVVFWGAAAMFLTNFVGYLFGVNVV
- a CDS encoding histidine phosphatase family protein, whose amino-acid sequence is MNNTFYFIRHGKTQVDNTKPISEWVLSSKGEEQSQNLLNESRFYDTDIIIASGETKSYQTIKPLADKLNKEIICYDEISELDRDTGGFMQFDEYENAVKECLMNLDTPYQTPQGKWESASHALERFSRKIKEIDTQYEGKNIIVCGHGFTINLYFSQLLGQLDQVYERTQKNDFCDWGIIKNYTVIKDVVR
- the miaA gene encoding tRNA (adenosine(37)-N6)-dimethylallyltransferase MiaA; amino-acid sequence: MFSDISTWLNILSDKPKLLVVYGPTACGKTALTVELARQYNGEVISADSRQIYRRMNIGTGKITPEEMQGIPHHMLDIRDISESYSVGEYVPEAKRIIAEIHSRGKLPILSGGTGLFIDAIIGNFDLGRAEPDWEHRAELEKIREAEGEQKLWDMLAEIDPDYAAELDPRNYRYVMRGLEVFRTTGKSKKSDNRLGEGQYDTFFVTPFDGDRAGLYERINARVLGMFEQGLVEEVTHLIQSTFAAANKVQSEGSVFSPSEILEKLPGLNAIGYREVIDFLAGAKTLPDVIEAVQTNSRHYAKRQLTWFRRYQTEKIDGFFGA